The DNA window ATGAGGTCTACGAGGACGGCTGGTTCAACTACAAGGCCGCCTTCGAGGCCTTCGTGGGCCTTCGCGACGACGCGGAGACGACGAAGCTGGCGAAGTTCAGCGACCACCTCCAGGACCTGGAGAACAACCTCCCCATCGACCCGAAGATGCGCAGCGCGAAGCTGGGCGCGCTGGCCCCCATCCGAGTCGTCAACAGCCTGTTCTCCTCGGGCGACGCGAACCGCGGCGTGCAGACGGCGGCCTACAACCTGCCCAACGACGAGCGCGTCACGGAGGCCATGGGCTCCAAGCGCGTCATGCTGAAGAACGTGCAGGAGGCCAAGTTCCAGCGCGTGCTGCTGCCCATCGCCAAGGTGGCGCTGACGGCGAAGGACCAGCAGGACGTGGCCTTCGACGCGTTCTTCACGCACATCCTCATGCACGAGCTGATGCACGGCCTGGGGCCGCACAACATCACCGTGGGCGGCAAGGAGACGACGGTGCGTCAGGCCCTCCAGGTGGCGTCCAGCGCGCTCGAGGAGGCCAAGGCGGACATCTCCGGCCTGTGGGCGCTGCAGCGGCTGATGGACACCGGCGTCATCGACAAGTCCATGGCGCGCACCATGTACACGACGTTCCTGGCCTCCTCATTCCGCTCCATCCGCTTCGGCATCGACGAGGCGCACGGCAAGGGCGTGGCGCTGCAGCTGAACCACTTCCTGGACACGGGCGCGGTGAAGGTCAACGCGGACGGCACCTTCTCCGTGGTGCCGGAGAAGATGCAGCAGTCCGTCACCTCGCTGACGAAGCAGTTGATGGAGATTCAGGGGAAGGGTGACCGCAAGGCCGCCGAGGCCCTCTTGGCGAAGATGGGCGTGGTCCGGCCTCCGGTGCGCAAGGTGCTCGAGCGCCTCAAGGACGTGCCGGTGGACATCGAGCCGCACTACGTCACCGCGGAGGAGCTCGTCCGCGAGGCCACCGTGTCCTCGGGCGGGCGCAAGTAGCCCACGCCACGTCCGCCAGTCCGCCCCCGCGTCAGGGAAGGCTTCCCGTGCGCGGCGGGCGGGGCGGTAGCATGTGTCAGGGAGAGATGGAGACCTCGGTGCCATACCGCGCGGCCCCGCTGGGCCCTTGGGGTGTCCTCGTCGCGCTCGTCATCGTGGGCGCGTGGGGAGGACATCTGGCGTGGATGCTGACCTCGCCCGGGTTGGCCTGGGACGCTCCGCTCACCTGGTTGCATGTCGTCTTGCAGGCATGGCTGTGCACGGGCCTGTTCATCACCGGCCACGACGCCATGCACGGCACGGTGGCCCGCCCGGCCTGGGTGAACGAGGTGGTGGGCACCATCGCCTGCTTCCTCTTCGCGGGCCTGTCGTACCGCCGGCTGGTGCTCAACCACCGCGCCCACCATGAGCACCCGACGGAAGCGACGGACCCGGACTTCTCCACGCGGTCCCAGTCGTTCTGGCCGTGGCTGGGCACCTTCATGGTCCGCTACACCACGCTGCCGCAATTGGGCGTGATGGCGGCGAAGTTCAACATCCTCGTCTACCTGGGAGTGTCCCAGCCGCGCGTGCTGCTGTTCTGGGTGCTGCCCGCGGTGCTCGGCACGCTCCAACTCTTCTACTTCGGCACGTACCTGCCGCACCGTCGCCCCGACACGCCGGACATGGCGCCCCATCACGCGCGCACCCTGCCGCGCAACCACCTGTGGGCCCTGCTGTCCTGCTTCTTCTTCGGCTACCACTGGGAGCACCATCAGTCCCCGGGCACGCCCTGGTGGCGGCTGTGGCGGCTCAAGGACTCGCGCACCGAGCAGGCGGCGCGCGCGATGTCGGCCCGCGACGCGATGTAACGGCGGAAAGGCCCTGGCCGTTATGATGGGGCATGCGCGACGACAAGCCGCCCGGCTCCGACATCACCCCCGAGTCGCTCTACCTGCGCCGCCGTGAGCTGTTGAAGAACGCGGGCCTCTTCCTTGGCACGGCCGCTGGCGTCGCGGGGGGACTGATGTTGCTGACGGGCAGGCGGCGCGGCTCGAGCGCGGATGTCGTGCCGGACGCGGGCGCGGTGGCGCAGCCAGTGGTGAAGGCGGCGAGTGAGTTCGACACCTCCGAGCCGCGCACGCCGTACGAAGACGTCACCACGTACAACAACTTCTACGAGCTGGGCCTGGACAAGGCGGACCCGTCGCGGCTCGCGCACCTGCTCAAGCCCCGGCCGTGGACCGTCACGCTCGATGGCGAGGTCCATGAGCCCCGGACGGTGGACATCGACCAGCTCCTGTCGTGGTTCCCACCGGAGGAGCGCGTCTACCGGATGCGCTGCGTGGAGGGCTGGTCCATGGTGATTCCCTGGCTGGGCTTTCCCCTGGCCGCGCTCCTCGCGAAG is part of the Myxococcus landrumus genome and encodes:
- a CDS encoding fatty acid desaturase; translated protein: METSVPYRAAPLGPWGVLVALVIVGAWGGHLAWMLTSPGLAWDAPLTWLHVVLQAWLCTGLFITGHDAMHGTVARPAWVNEVVGTIACFLFAGLSYRRLVLNHRAHHEHPTEATDPDFSTRSQSFWPWLGTFMVRYTTLPQLGVMAAKFNILVYLGVSQPRVLLFWVLPAVLGTLQLFYFGTYLPHRRPDTPDMAPHHARTLPRNHLWALLSCFFFGYHWEHHQSPGTPWWRLWRLKDSRTEQAARAMSARDAM
- a CDS encoding dipeptidyl-peptidase 3 family protein; translation: MNRTLFSLLGAMLLSGPALAEQKAPAALPDAAELQRLTARFAPVELSVDLKALPDNERRALARIVQASQLMDALFLRQRWAGSETVLLGLVRDETPLGRARLHAFVLDKGPWNSLDEGRPFLPGVPAKPEAGNFYPAGATKAEVESWVKSLPEAQAKEATGFYTTIRRGTDGKFISVPYSVEYQGELAQAAALFREAANLTKQPTLKAFLSARADAFLSNDYYASEVAWMKLDASIEPTVGPYEVYEDGWFNYKAAFEAFVGLRDDAETTKLAKFSDHLQDLENNLPIDPKMRSAKLGALAPIRVVNSLFSSGDANRGVQTAAYNLPNDERVTEAMGSKRVMLKNVQEAKFQRVLLPIAKVALTAKDQQDVAFDAFFTHILMHELMHGLGPHNITVGGKETTVRQALQVASSALEEAKADISGLWALQRLMDTGVIDKSMARTMYTTFLASSFRSIRFGIDEAHGKGVALQLNHFLDTGAVKVNADGTFSVVPEKMQQSVTSLTKQLMEIQGKGDRKAAEALLAKMGVVRPPVRKVLERLKDVPVDIEPHYVTAEELVREATVSSGGRK
- the msrP gene encoding protein-methionine-sulfoxide reductase catalytic subunit MsrP — protein: MRDDKPPGSDITPESLYLRRRELLKNAGLFLGTAAGVAGGLMLLTGRRRGSSADVVPDAGAVAQPVVKAASEFDTSEPRTPYEDVTTYNNFYELGLDKADPSRLAHLLKPRPWTVTLDGEVHEPRTVDIDQLLSWFPPEERVYRMRCVEGWSMVIPWLGFPLAALLAKVRPTSHARYVAFTTLMDPEQLPGQQRAVLDWPYTEGLRLDEALHPLTFMAMGLYGRQLPAQNGAPLRLVVPWKYGFKGGKSIVRISLTRTQPFTTWNLAAPEEYGFYANVNPAVPHPRWSQATERRIGDLGRRPTLPFNGYAEQVAPLYAGMDLRKNY